One window of Hydractinia symbiolongicarpus strain clone_291-10 chromosome 3, HSymV2.1, whole genome shotgun sequence genomic DNA carries:
- the LOC130636756 gene encoding transmembrane protein 218-like isoform X2, giving the protein MGLVFGIGTGLFSLGIIWIVGIFVCLLLSRSGKQAGVFGIGFLLVLLTLVMVFYPRKEVGEVDIDQNEESVDTFAIPRILYAVFITLFLLIALVAYMLDHVLMPNIAAAAKVKKTYTF; this is encoded by the exons ATGGGTTTGGTGTTTGGAATTGGAACTGGGTTATTTTCACTTGGGATTATTTGGATTGTTGGAATTTTTGTATGCTTGTTGTTATCTAGATCTGGAAAGCA AGCTGGAGTATTCGGTATCGGTTTCTTGCTTGTCTTGTTAACACTGGTCATGGTGTTTTATCCACGAAAAGAAGTTGGCGAAGTGGATATAGATCAGAACGAAGAG AGTGTGGATACGTTTGCCATCCCAAGAATTCTCTACGCAGTTTTTATCacattgtttttattgattGCTTTGGTTGCATATATGCTTGATCACGTGCTGATGCCGAATATAGCTGCTGCTGCGAAAGTGAAAAAAACATACACATTTTAA
- the LOC130636756 gene encoding transmembrane protein 218-like isoform X1, whose amino-acid sequence MGLVFGIGTGLFSLGIIWIVGIFVCLLLSRSGKQAGVFGIGFLLVLLTLVMVFYPRKEVGEVDIDQNEEVNEYLITFSTETDVGICSVDTFAIPRILYAVFITLFLLIALVAYMLDHVLMPNIAAAAKVKKTYTF is encoded by the exons ATGGGTTTGGTGTTTGGAATTGGAACTGGGTTATTTTCACTTGGGATTATTTGGATTGTTGGAATTTTTGTATGCTTGTTGTTATCTAGATCTGGAAAGCA AGCTGGAGTATTCGGTATCGGTTTCTTGCTTGTCTTGTTAACACTGGTCATGGTGTTTTATCCACGAAAAGAAGTTGGCGAAGTGGATATAGATCAGAACGAAGAGGTGAATGAATATCTTATTACATTTTCGACTGAGACAGACGTGGGAATTTGC AGTGTGGATACGTTTGCCATCCCAAGAATTCTCTACGCAGTTTTTATCacattgtttttattgattGCTTTGGTTGCATATATGCTTGATCACGTGCTGATGCCGAATATAGCTGCTGCTGCGAAAGTGAAAAAAACATACACATTTTAA